A window of the Salvelinus sp. IW2-2015 linkage group LG37, ASM291031v2, whole genome shotgun sequence genome harbors these coding sequences:
- the LOC111960031 gene encoding butyrophilin subfamily 1 member A1 has product MRKHHRVFIQLSCSSENWYPEPDMLWTDSSGKEITSAETERPKQKEGGVLYSITSHMRVGMDQLEGVTCVVMSQYQGTKMESKLQMTEEFYMSSLPDRVYISAFMIPVFLGLLCITASVFSVFHQRRVVRETLKPLDDMNKKIKDMDQELTKMTEELSYKDKLMGITETIPDSVWSLMVDHAVDVTFDPDTAHLRLSLSDDNKSLKFGELKEKKDCENFKEKGKGSSSMKFKEEHKEEDTGRFGGKPTEQSMLNISGKDKDMKTGFFNRMMKKGQNKEGTLKVEEVRKEEATEKLEEKCKGTKIKFNQNTCVLGMEGYDKGTHYWEVDLGKKSQWSVGIAQDTEKRDNIQMYPDTGFWSVCYKDGELKTVEQSPTSLPIELKPEKLGVLVDYERGQITFFNVEKKCHIHSFYGKFSKKLYPFFGPLIDCKEELKISPVVQRDKPSTSENC; this is encoded by the exons ATGAGGAAGCACCACAGAGTGTTCATCCAGCTCAGCTGYAGYTCAGAGAACTGGTACCCAGAGCCTGACATGTTGTGGACAGACAGCAGTGGGAAGGAGATCAcctcagcagagacagagagacccaaACAGAAGGAGGGGGGTGTCCTGTACTCCATAACCAGTCACATGAGAGTAGGGATGGACCAACTGGAGGGGGTCACATGTGTGGTGATGTCACAGTACCAGGGAACCAAGATGGAGTCTAAACTGCAGATGACTG AGGAATTCTACATGAGCAGTCTGCCTGACAGGGTGTACATCTCTGCATTTATGATTCCTGTGTTTCTGGGACTGCTGTGTATCACTGCATCTGTTTTCTCCGTATTCCATCAGAGACGAG TTGTTCGAGAAACACTGAAGCCTTTGG atgatatgaataaaaaaattaaagataTGGATCAAG AGCTCACCAAAATGACAGAGGAACTCAGTTATAAGGATAAGTTAATGG GAATTACTGAAACAATCCCAGACTCTG TTTGGAGCTTGATGGTTGATCATGCAG TGGATGTGACTTTCGACCCTGACACTGCACATCTCAGACTCTCTTTATCTGATGATAACAAATCTCTCAAATTTGGAgaattaaaagaaaaaaaagattgtgAGAATTTCAAAGAAAAAGGCAAAGGAAGCAGCAGCATGAAGTTTAAAGAGGAACACAAAGAAGAAGACACAGGGCGGTTTGGAGGAAAACCTACAGAACAAAGTATGTTAAATATTTCAGGAAAAGACAAAGACATGAAAACTGGATTCTTTAACAGGATGATGAAAAAAGGACAAAACAAAGAAGGTACTCTGAAGGTTGAGGAAGTACGCAAAGAAGAGGCCACTGAGAAATTAGAAGAAAAATGCAAAGGAACTAAAATTAAGTTTAATCAAAATACGTGTGTCTTGGGAATGGAAGGATATGACAAAGGTACACATTACTGGGAGGTTGACCTGGGGAAGAAGAGCCAGTGGAGTGTTGGGATCGCTcaggacacagagaagagagacaacatCCAAATGTATCCAGACACTGGCTTCTGGAGCGTATGTTACAAAGATGGAGAACTGAAAACAGTTGAACAGTCTCCCACTTCCCTTCCCATTGAACTGAAACCTGAGAAGCTGGGAGTTTTAGTGGACTATGAGAGGGGACAGATAACATTTTTCAACGTGGAGAAGAAATGCCACATCCACTCCTTCTATGGCAAGTTTTCTAAGAAACTCTATCCGTTCTTTGGTCCTTTGATTGATTGTAAAGAGGAACTCAAAATCTCACCTGTGGTACAAAGAGACAAACCCTCAACCTCTGAGAACTGTTAG